In Lates calcarifer isolate ASB-BC8 linkage group LG4, TLL_Latcal_v3, whole genome shotgun sequence, a genomic segment contains:
- the LOC108880954 gene encoding ATP-dependent 6-phosphofructokinase, platelet type isoform X5 translates to MAGAAAPKRQDTRKFFENLSGAGKSIAVLTSGGDAQGMNAAVRAVVRMGIYVGAKVYFIHEGYQGMVDGGDNIKEATWESVSSMLQVGGTVIGSARCKEFRTHEGRLKAAHNLVQRNITNLCVIGGDGSLTGANLFREEWSGLLDELLQQGLIDEEAAQRNSALHIVGMVGSIDNDFCGTDMTIGTDSALHRIIEVVDAIMTTAQSHQRTFVLEVMGRHCGYLALVSALACGADWVFIPEMPPEDGWEDSMCQKLSENRADKKRLNIIIVAEGAIDSHNKAITPDYIKDLVVRCLGFDTRVTILGHVQRGGTPSAFDRILASRMGVEAVLALLEASANTPACVVSLVGNQAVRLPLMECVQMTQEVQKAMDEKKFDEAVRLRGRSFENNLSTYRLLSYRKADSELPNSSFNVAVMNVGAPAAGMNAAVRSAVRVGITEGHKMFAVNDGFEGFYKGQIKEIKWGDVGGWTGQGGSLLGTKRTLPGKHLDKIAEQMRIHNINALLVIGGFETCDRIKQSASGTKRRVFIIETMGGYCGYLATVGGLAAGADTVYIYEEPFDIRDLQANVEHLTQKMKTSIQRGLVLRNENCNENFTTDFIYQLYTEEGRGVFDCRKNILGHMQQGGAPSPFDRNFGTKVAAKAMQWITRTLKDSYKGGRVFANSEETACLLGMRRRAMVFQPVSQLRDETDFVHRIPKEQWWLKLRPLMKILAKYKTSYDVSDSGQLEHVTRVRPKESNTSSAI, encoded by the exons gGTTACCAGGGGATGGTGGACGGTGGAGACAACATCAAAGAGGCGACGTGGGAAAGCGTCTCCAGCATGCTGCAAGTG ggTGGTACGGTCATCGGGAGCGCCCGCTGTAAAGAGTTTCGTACTCACGAGGGCCGCTTGAAGGCGGCACACAACCTCGTGCAGCGCAACATCACCAACCTGTGTGTGATTGGTGGAGACGGCAGCTTGACCGGAGCTAACCTGTTCAGGGAGGAGTGGAGCGGCCTGCTCGATGAGCTCCTCCAGCAAG GTCTGATTGATGAGGAGGCAGCCCAGCGTAACTCAGCGCTCCACATCGTCGGCATGGTCGGCTCCATCGACAACGACTTCTGCGGCACCGACATGACCATCGGCACCGACTCGGCCCTGCATCGGATCATCGAGGTGGTGGACGCCATCATGACCACTGCTCAGAG ccACCAGAGGACATTTGTTCTGGAGGTCATGGGGAGACACTGCGG ataccTGGCCCTGGTCAGTGCCCTGGCATGTGGAGCTGATTGGGTTTTTATCCCTGAAATGCCTCCTGAAGATGGATGGGAGGACAGCATGTGTCAGAAACTGTCTGag AACCGCGCCGATAAGAAAAGGCTGAACATTATAATTGTAGCCGAGGGTGCCATAGATAGCCACAACAAGGCTATAACTCCTGATTATATCAAGGAT CTGGTAGTCCGCTGCCTGGGTTTTGACACCAGGGTCACCATCTTGGGCCATGTGCAGAGAGGTGGAACCCCCTCTGCTTTTGACAGGATCCTG GCCAGTCGTATGGGCGTGGAGGCCGTGCTGGCGTTATTGGAGGCGTCTGCCAACACCCCGGCCTGCGTCGTGTCTCTGGTTGGCAACCAGGCTGTTCGACTGCCACTTATGGAGTGTGTTCAGATG ACTCAAGAAGTGCAGAAGGCCATGGATGAGAAGAAATTTGACGAGGCAGTCAGACTGCGTGGCAG GAGCTTTGAAAACAACCTGAGCACCTACAGACTCCTCTCCTACAGGAAAGCAGACTCTGAACTCCCAAAT AGCTCGTTTAACGTGGCGGTGATGAACGTGGGTGCACCGGCAGCAGGTATGAACGCCGCCGTGCGCTCTGCTGTCAGAGTGGGAATCACTGAGGGCCACAAAATGTTTGCTGTCAACGACGGCTTTGAAGGATTTTACAAAGGACAG ATCAAGGAGATCAAATGGGGAGATGTAGGAGGTTGGACTGGCCAGGGAGGGTCGCTGCTAGGGACAAAAAG AACTCTCCCAGGCAAACATCTGGATAAGATTGCTGAGCAGATGAGGATCCACAACATCAATGCCCTGCTTGTCATCGGAGGATTCGAG aCATGTGACCGCATCAAGCAGTCAGCCAGTGGCACTAAGCGGCGTGTTTTCATCATTGAGACTATGGGAGGCTACTGTGGCTACCTGGCCACTGTGGGCGGCCTGGCTGCAGGTGCTGACACCGTCTACATCTACGAGGAGCCGTTTGACATCCGGGACCTGCAG gccAACGTGGAGCATCTGACGCAGAAGATGAAGACGAGCATCCAGAGAGGCTTGGTGCTCAG GAATGAGAACTGCAATGAGAACTTCACCACTGATTTCATCTACCAGCTGTACACTGAGGAGGGTCGGGGAGTGTTCGACTGTAGGAAGAACATCCTCGGTCATATGCAGCAG GGAGGAGCTCCGTCTCCATTTGATAGAAACTTTGGCACCAAAGTTGCTGCTAAAGCCATGCAGTGGATCACACGAACACTCAAGGACTCTTACAAAGGAG GGCGAGTGTTTGCTAACTCAGAGGAAACTGCCTGCCTGCTGGGGATGCGTCGCAGAGCTATGGTCTTTCAGCCTGTATCACAGCTCCGGGATGAGACTGACTTTGT CCACAGGATCCCGAAGGAGCAGTGGTGGCTGAAGCTCCGTCCACTGATGAAAATCCTGGCCAAGTACAAGACGAGCTACGACGTGTCCGACTCTGGCCAGCTGGAACATGTGACCCGGGTCCGACCCAAAGAGAGCAACACCTCGTCAGCCATCTGA
- the LOC108880954 gene encoding ATP-dependent 6-phosphofructokinase, platelet type isoform X1 codes for MAGAAAPKRQDTRKFFENLSGAGKSIAVLTSGGDAQGMNAAVRAVVRMGIYVGAKVYFIHEGYQGMVDGGDNIKEATWESVSSMLQVGGTVIGSARCKEFRTHEGRLKAAHNLVQRNITNLCVIGGDGSLTGANLFREEWSGLLDELLQQGLIDEEAAQRNSALHIVGMVGSIDNDFCGTDMTIGTDSALHRIIEVVDAIMTTAQSHQRTFVLEVMGRHCGYLALVSALACGADWVFIPEMPPEDGWEDSMCQKLSENRADKKRLNIIIVAEGAIDSHNKAITPDYIKDLVVRCLGFDTRVTILGHVQRGGTPSAFDRILASRMGVEAVLALLEASANTPACVVSLVGNQAVRLPLMECVQMTQEVQKAMDEKKFDEAVRLRGRSFENNLSTYRLLSYRKADSELPNSSFNVAVMNVGAPAAGMNAAVRSAVRVGITEGHKMFAVNDGFEGFYKGQIKEIKWGDVGGWTGQGGSLLGTKRTLPGKHLDKIAEQMRIHNINALLVIGGFEAFESLLQLYEARADYEEFCIPMCMLPATISNNVPGTDLSIGADTSLNAIVETCDRIKQSASGTKRRVFIIETMGGYCGYLATVGGLAAGADTVYIYEEPFDIRDLQANVEHLTQKMKTSIQRGLVLRNENCNENFTTDFIYQLYTEEGRGVFDCRKNILGHMQQGGAPSPFDRNFGTKVAAKAMQWITRTLKDSYKGGRVFANSEETACLLGMRRRAMVFQPVSQLRDETDFVHRIPKEQWWLKLRPLMKILAKYKTSYDVSDSGQLEHVTRVRPKESNTSSAI; via the exons gGTTACCAGGGGATGGTGGACGGTGGAGACAACATCAAAGAGGCGACGTGGGAAAGCGTCTCCAGCATGCTGCAAGTG ggTGGTACGGTCATCGGGAGCGCCCGCTGTAAAGAGTTTCGTACTCACGAGGGCCGCTTGAAGGCGGCACACAACCTCGTGCAGCGCAACATCACCAACCTGTGTGTGATTGGTGGAGACGGCAGCTTGACCGGAGCTAACCTGTTCAGGGAGGAGTGGAGCGGCCTGCTCGATGAGCTCCTCCAGCAAG GTCTGATTGATGAGGAGGCAGCCCAGCGTAACTCAGCGCTCCACATCGTCGGCATGGTCGGCTCCATCGACAACGACTTCTGCGGCACCGACATGACCATCGGCACCGACTCGGCCCTGCATCGGATCATCGAGGTGGTGGACGCCATCATGACCACTGCTCAGAG ccACCAGAGGACATTTGTTCTGGAGGTCATGGGGAGACACTGCGG ataccTGGCCCTGGTCAGTGCCCTGGCATGTGGAGCTGATTGGGTTTTTATCCCTGAAATGCCTCCTGAAGATGGATGGGAGGACAGCATGTGTCAGAAACTGTCTGag AACCGCGCCGATAAGAAAAGGCTGAACATTATAATTGTAGCCGAGGGTGCCATAGATAGCCACAACAAGGCTATAACTCCTGATTATATCAAGGAT CTGGTAGTCCGCTGCCTGGGTTTTGACACCAGGGTCACCATCTTGGGCCATGTGCAGAGAGGTGGAACCCCCTCTGCTTTTGACAGGATCCTG GCCAGTCGTATGGGCGTGGAGGCCGTGCTGGCGTTATTGGAGGCGTCTGCCAACACCCCGGCCTGCGTCGTGTCTCTGGTTGGCAACCAGGCTGTTCGACTGCCACTTATGGAGTGTGTTCAGATG ACTCAAGAAGTGCAGAAGGCCATGGATGAGAAGAAATTTGACGAGGCAGTCAGACTGCGTGGCAG GAGCTTTGAAAACAACCTGAGCACCTACAGACTCCTCTCCTACAGGAAAGCAGACTCTGAACTCCCAAAT AGCTCGTTTAACGTGGCGGTGATGAACGTGGGTGCACCGGCAGCAGGTATGAACGCCGCCGTGCGCTCTGCTGTCAGAGTGGGAATCACTGAGGGCCACAAAATGTTTGCTGTCAACGACGGCTTTGAAGGATTTTACAAAGGACAG ATCAAGGAGATCAAATGGGGAGATGTAGGAGGTTGGACTGGCCAGGGAGGGTCGCTGCTAGGGACAAAAAG AACTCTCCCAGGCAAACATCTGGATAAGATTGCTGAGCAGATGAGGATCCACAACATCAATGCCCTGCTTGTCATCGGAGGATTCGAG GCATTTGAGTCCCTGCTGCAGCTGTACGAGGCCCGGGCCGACTACGAGGAGTTTTGCATCCCGATGTGCATGCTGCCTGCAACCATTAGTAACAATGTGCCCGGCACCGACCTCAGTATCGGCGCTGACACGTCTCTCAACGCCATCGTGGAG aCATGTGACCGCATCAAGCAGTCAGCCAGTGGCACTAAGCGGCGTGTTTTCATCATTGAGACTATGGGAGGCTACTGTGGCTACCTGGCCACTGTGGGCGGCCTGGCTGCAGGTGCTGACACCGTCTACATCTACGAGGAGCCGTTTGACATCCGGGACCTGCAG gccAACGTGGAGCATCTGACGCAGAAGATGAAGACGAGCATCCAGAGAGGCTTGGTGCTCAG GAATGAGAACTGCAATGAGAACTTCACCACTGATTTCATCTACCAGCTGTACACTGAGGAGGGTCGGGGAGTGTTCGACTGTAGGAAGAACATCCTCGGTCATATGCAGCAG GGAGGAGCTCCGTCTCCATTTGATAGAAACTTTGGCACCAAAGTTGCTGCTAAAGCCATGCAGTGGATCACACGAACACTCAAGGACTCTTACAAAGGAG GGCGAGTGTTTGCTAACTCAGAGGAAACTGCCTGCCTGCTGGGGATGCGTCGCAGAGCTATGGTCTTTCAGCCTGTATCACAGCTCCGGGATGAGACTGACTTTGT CCACAGGATCCCGAAGGAGCAGTGGTGGCTGAAGCTCCGTCCACTGATGAAAATCCTGGCCAAGTACAAGACGAGCTACGACGTGTCCGACTCTGGCCAGCTGGAACATGTGACCCGGGTCCGACCCAAAGAGAGCAACACCTCGTCAGCCATCTGA
- the LOC108880954 gene encoding ATP-dependent 6-phosphofructokinase, platelet type isoform X6 — translation MAGAAAPKRQDTRKFFENLSGAGKSIAVLTSGGDAQGMNAAVRAVVRMGIYVGAKVYFIHEGYQGMVDGGDNIKEATWESVSSMLQVGGTVIGSARCKEFRTHEGRLKAAHNLVQRNITNLCVIGGDGSLTGANLFREEWSGLLDELLQQGLIDEEAAQRNSALHIVGMVGSIDNDFCGTDMTIGTDSALHRIIEVVDAIMTTAQSHQRTFVLEVMGRHCGYLALVSALACGADWVFIPEMPPEDGWEDSMCQKLSENRADKKRLNIIIVAEGAIDSHNKAITPDYIKDLVVRCLGFDTRVTILGHVQRGGTPSAFDRILASRMGVEAVLALLEASANTPACVVSLVGNQAVRLPLMECVQMTQEVQKAMDEKKFDEAVRLRGRSFENNLSTYRLLSYRKADSELPNSSFNVAVMNVGAPAAGMNAAVRSAVRVGITEGHKMFAVNDGFEGFYKGQIKEIKWGDVGGWTGQGGSLLGTKRTLPGKHLDKIAEQMRIHNINALLVIGGFEAYVGLLELSSARDKYNEFCVPMVMVPATVSNNIPGSDLSIGSDTALNAITDAFESLLQLYEARADYEEFCIPMCMLPATISNNVPGTDLSIGADTSLNAIVETCDRIKQSASGTKRRVFIIETMGGYCGYLATVGGLAAGADTVYIYEEPFDIRDLQANVEHLTQKMKTSIQRGLVLRNENCNENFTTDFIYQLYTEEGRGVFDCRKNILGHMQQGGAPSPFDRNFGTKVAAKAMQWITRTLKDSYKGGRVFANSEETACLLGMRRRAMVFQPVSQLRDETDFVHRIPKEQWWLKLRPLMKILAKYKTSYDVSDSGQLEHVTRVRPKESNTSSAI, via the exons gGTTACCAGGGGATGGTGGACGGTGGAGACAACATCAAAGAGGCGACGTGGGAAAGCGTCTCCAGCATGCTGCAAGTG ggTGGTACGGTCATCGGGAGCGCCCGCTGTAAAGAGTTTCGTACTCACGAGGGCCGCTTGAAGGCGGCACACAACCTCGTGCAGCGCAACATCACCAACCTGTGTGTGATTGGTGGAGACGGCAGCTTGACCGGAGCTAACCTGTTCAGGGAGGAGTGGAGCGGCCTGCTCGATGAGCTCCTCCAGCAAG GTCTGATTGATGAGGAGGCAGCCCAGCGTAACTCAGCGCTCCACATCGTCGGCATGGTCGGCTCCATCGACAACGACTTCTGCGGCACCGACATGACCATCGGCACCGACTCGGCCCTGCATCGGATCATCGAGGTGGTGGACGCCATCATGACCACTGCTCAGAG ccACCAGAGGACATTTGTTCTGGAGGTCATGGGGAGACACTGCGG ataccTGGCCCTGGTCAGTGCCCTGGCATGTGGAGCTGATTGGGTTTTTATCCCTGAAATGCCTCCTGAAGATGGATGGGAGGACAGCATGTGTCAGAAACTGTCTGag AACCGCGCCGATAAGAAAAGGCTGAACATTATAATTGTAGCCGAGGGTGCCATAGATAGCCACAACAAGGCTATAACTCCTGATTATATCAAGGAT CTGGTAGTCCGCTGCCTGGGTTTTGACACCAGGGTCACCATCTTGGGCCATGTGCAGAGAGGTGGAACCCCCTCTGCTTTTGACAGGATCCTG GCCAGTCGTATGGGCGTGGAGGCCGTGCTGGCGTTATTGGAGGCGTCTGCCAACACCCCGGCCTGCGTCGTGTCTCTGGTTGGCAACCAGGCTGTTCGACTGCCACTTATGGAGTGTGTTCAGATG ACTCAAGAAGTGCAGAAGGCCATGGATGAGAAGAAATTTGACGAGGCAGTCAGACTGCGTGGCAG GAGCTTTGAAAACAACCTGAGCACCTACAGACTCCTCTCCTACAGGAAAGCAGACTCTGAACTCCCAAAT AGCTCGTTTAACGTGGCGGTGATGAACGTGGGTGCACCGGCAGCAGGTATGAACGCCGCCGTGCGCTCTGCTGTCAGAGTGGGAATCACTGAGGGCCACAAAATGTTTGCTGTCAACGACGGCTTTGAAGGATTTTACAAAGGACAG ATCAAGGAGATCAAATGGGGAGATGTAGGAGGTTGGACTGGCCAGGGAGGGTCGCTGCTAGGGACAAAAAG AACTCTCCCAGGCAAACATCTGGATAAGATTGCTGAGCAGATGAGGATCCACAACATCAATGCCCTGCTTGTCATCGGAGGATTCGAG GCCTACGTGGGATTACTGGAACTTTCTTCTGCACGGGACAAATATAATGAATTCTGTGTGCCCATGGTTATGGTCCCCGCCACCGTCTCCAACAATATACCCGGTTCAGACCTCAGCATTGGCTCAGACACCGCTCTGAATGCCATTACTGAT GCATTTGAGTCCCTGCTGCAGCTGTACGAGGCCCGGGCCGACTACGAGGAGTTTTGCATCCCGATGTGCATGCTGCCTGCAACCATTAGTAACAATGTGCCCGGCACCGACCTCAGTATCGGCGCTGACACGTCTCTCAACGCCATCGTGGAG aCATGTGACCGCATCAAGCAGTCAGCCAGTGGCACTAAGCGGCGTGTTTTCATCATTGAGACTATGGGAGGCTACTGTGGCTACCTGGCCACTGTGGGCGGCCTGGCTGCAGGTGCTGACACCGTCTACATCTACGAGGAGCCGTTTGACATCCGGGACCTGCAG gccAACGTGGAGCATCTGACGCAGAAGATGAAGACGAGCATCCAGAGAGGCTTGGTGCTCAG GAATGAGAACTGCAATGAGAACTTCACCACTGATTTCATCTACCAGCTGTACACTGAGGAGGGTCGGGGAGTGTTCGACTGTAGGAAGAACATCCTCGGTCATATGCAGCAG GGAGGAGCTCCGTCTCCATTTGATAGAAACTTTGGCACCAAAGTTGCTGCTAAAGCCATGCAGTGGATCACACGAACACTCAAGGACTCTTACAAAGGAG GGCGAGTGTTTGCTAACTCAGAGGAAACTGCCTGCCTGCTGGGGATGCGTCGCAGAGCTATGGTCTTTCAGCCTGTATCACAGCTCCGGGATGAGACTGACTTTGT CCACAGGATCCCGAAGGAGCAGTGGTGGCTGAAGCTCCGTCCACTGATGAAAATCCTGGCCAAGTACAAGACGAGCTACGACGTGTCCGACTCTGGCCAGCTGGAACATGTGACCCGGGTCCGACCCAAAGAGAGCAACACCTCGTCAGCCATCTGA
- the LOC108880954 gene encoding ATP-dependent 6-phosphofructokinase, platelet type isoform X4: MAGAAAPKRQDTRKFFENLSGAGKSIAVLTSGGDAQGMNAAVRAVVRMGIYVGAKVYFIHEGYQGMVDGGDNIKEATWESVSSMLQVGGTVIGSARCKEFRTHEGRLKAAHNLVQRNITNLCVIGGDGSLTGANLFREEWSGLLDELLQQGLIDEEAAQRNSALHIVGMVGSIDNDFCGTDMTIGTDSALHRIIEVVDAIMTTAQSHQRTFVLEVMGRHCGYLALVSALACGADWVFIPEMPPEDGWEDSMCQKLSESRSRGSRLNIIIVAEGAIDRQGQPITSDFVKDLVVRCLGFDTRVTILGHVQRGGTPSAFDRILASRMGVEAVLALLEASANTPACVVSLVGNQAVRLPLMECVQMTQEVQKAMDEKKFDEAVRLRGRSFENNLSTYRLLSYRKADSELPNSSFNVAVMNVGAPAAGMNAAVRSAVRVGITEGHKMFAVNDGFEGFYKGQIKEIKWGDVGGWTGQGGSLLGTKRTLPGKHLDKIAEQMRIHNINALLVIGGFEAYVGLLELSSARDKYNEFCVPMVMVPATVSNNIPGSDLSIGSDTALNAITDTCDRIKQSASGTKRRVFIIETMGGYCGYLATVGGLAAGADTVYIYEEPFDIRDLQANVEHLTQKMKTSIQRGLVLRNENCNENFTTDFIYQLYTEEGRGVFDCRKNILGHMQQGGAPSPFDRNFGTKVAAKAMQWITRTLKDSYKGGRVFANSEETACLLGMRRRAMVFQPVSQLRDETDFVHRIPKEQWWLKLRPLMKILAKYKTSYDVSDSGQLEHVTRVRPKESNTSSAI, translated from the exons gGTTACCAGGGGATGGTGGACGGTGGAGACAACATCAAAGAGGCGACGTGGGAAAGCGTCTCCAGCATGCTGCAAGTG ggTGGTACGGTCATCGGGAGCGCCCGCTGTAAAGAGTTTCGTACTCACGAGGGCCGCTTGAAGGCGGCACACAACCTCGTGCAGCGCAACATCACCAACCTGTGTGTGATTGGTGGAGACGGCAGCTTGACCGGAGCTAACCTGTTCAGGGAGGAGTGGAGCGGCCTGCTCGATGAGCTCCTCCAGCAAG GTCTGATTGATGAGGAGGCAGCCCAGCGTAACTCAGCGCTCCACATCGTCGGCATGGTCGGCTCCATCGACAACGACTTCTGCGGCACCGACATGACCATCGGCACCGACTCGGCCCTGCATCGGATCATCGAGGTGGTGGACGCCATCATGACCACTGCTCAGAG ccACCAGAGGACATTTGTTCTGGAGGTCATGGGGAGACACTGCGG ataccTGGCCCTGGTCAGTGCCCTGGCATGTGGAGCTGATTGGGTTTTTATCCCTGAAATGCCTCCTGAAGATGGATGGGAGGACAGCATGTGTCAGAAACTGTCTGag AGCCGATCTCGGGGTTCCAGGTTGAATATTATCATAGTTGCTGAAGGAGCCATTGACAGACAAGGACAACCCATTACCTCTGATTTTGTGAAGGAT CTGGTAGTCCGCTGCCTGGGTTTTGACACCAGGGTCACCATCTTGGGCCATGTGCAGAGAGGTGGAACCCCCTCTGCTTTTGACAGGATCCTG GCCAGTCGTATGGGCGTGGAGGCCGTGCTGGCGTTATTGGAGGCGTCTGCCAACACCCCGGCCTGCGTCGTGTCTCTGGTTGGCAACCAGGCTGTTCGACTGCCACTTATGGAGTGTGTTCAGATG ACTCAAGAAGTGCAGAAGGCCATGGATGAGAAGAAATTTGACGAGGCAGTCAGACTGCGTGGCAG GAGCTTTGAAAACAACCTGAGCACCTACAGACTCCTCTCCTACAGGAAAGCAGACTCTGAACTCCCAAAT AGCTCGTTTAACGTGGCGGTGATGAACGTGGGTGCACCGGCAGCAGGTATGAACGCCGCCGTGCGCTCTGCTGTCAGAGTGGGAATCACTGAGGGCCACAAAATGTTTGCTGTCAACGACGGCTTTGAAGGATTTTACAAAGGACAG ATCAAGGAGATCAAATGGGGAGATGTAGGAGGTTGGACTGGCCAGGGAGGGTCGCTGCTAGGGACAAAAAG AACTCTCCCAGGCAAACATCTGGATAAGATTGCTGAGCAGATGAGGATCCACAACATCAATGCCCTGCTTGTCATCGGAGGATTCGAG GCCTACGTGGGATTACTGGAACTTTCTTCTGCACGGGACAAATATAATGAATTCTGTGTGCCCATGGTTATGGTCCCCGCCACCGTCTCCAACAATATACCCGGTTCAGACCTCAGCATTGGCTCAGACACCGCTCTGAATGCCATTACTGAT aCATGTGACCGCATCAAGCAGTCAGCCAGTGGCACTAAGCGGCGTGTTTTCATCATTGAGACTATGGGAGGCTACTGTGGCTACCTGGCCACTGTGGGCGGCCTGGCTGCAGGTGCTGACACCGTCTACATCTACGAGGAGCCGTTTGACATCCGGGACCTGCAG gccAACGTGGAGCATCTGACGCAGAAGATGAAGACGAGCATCCAGAGAGGCTTGGTGCTCAG GAATGAGAACTGCAATGAGAACTTCACCACTGATTTCATCTACCAGCTGTACACTGAGGAGGGTCGGGGAGTGTTCGACTGTAGGAAGAACATCCTCGGTCATATGCAGCAG GGAGGAGCTCCGTCTCCATTTGATAGAAACTTTGGCACCAAAGTTGCTGCTAAAGCCATGCAGTGGATCACACGAACACTCAAGGACTCTTACAAAGGAG GGCGAGTGTTTGCTAACTCAGAGGAAACTGCCTGCCTGCTGGGGATGCGTCGCAGAGCTATGGTCTTTCAGCCTGTATCACAGCTCCGGGATGAGACTGACTTTGT CCACAGGATCCCGAAGGAGCAGTGGTGGCTGAAGCTCCGTCCACTGATGAAAATCCTGGCCAAGTACAAGACGAGCTACGACGTGTCCGACTCTGGCCAGCTGGAACATGTGACCCGGGTCCGACCCAAAGAGAGCAACACCTCGTCAGCCATCTGA